AGCAGCAGAAGAAATTTACCGGTCGTCTTGCCGGGGTCGAGGATGGCTCCGTGAAGCTGGATGTGGATGGCCGCATCGTGGAGATTCCGTTCGCCAACATCGACAAGGCTCGTCTCGAGCCTGAGTTTTGATGTCTGGACGGCTTTTAGCCCACGCTAAAGGACAAAATTCGGAGAGGAATGCATGAGTCGCGAGATTTTGTTGCTGGTGGATGCCCTGGCGAGCGAGAAGAATGTCAGCAAGGATGTGGTGTTTTCCGCCCTTGAGATGGCGCTTGCCTCGGCCACCAAGAAGAAGTTTACCGATGACGAGATGGATGTGCGCGTCGAGATCGACCGCCACACCGGTCAGTACCAGACCTTCCGCCGCTGGCTGGTGGTGGAGGACGAGCTGCTGGAATCCGAAAGCAAGGAAATCGGCCTGATCGACGCGCGCGACCGCGATCCGCGCATCGAGTTGGGCGCCTTCATCGAAGAGCCGATGGAGGCCGTCGAATTCGGCCGCATCGGCGCGCAGACCGCCAAGCAGGTGATCCTGCAGCGCATCCGCGACGCCGAGCGCGAACAGCTGCTGAACGAATTCCTGCAGCGCCGCGAGCACCTGGTGATCGGCACCATCAAGCGCATCGAGCGCGGCAACGCCATCGTCGAGTGCGGCAAGCTGGAAGCCGTGCTGCCGCGCGACCAGATGATTCCGAAGGAAAACCTGCGCGTGGGCGACCGCGTGAAGGCCTATCTGCTGCGCATCGACCGCCAGGGCCGCGGCCCGCAACTGATCCTGTCGCGCACCGCGCCGGAATTCCTGGTCAAGCTGTTCGAGCTGGAAGTGCCGGAGATCGAGGAAGGCATGCTGGAAATCCGCGCCGCCGTGCGCGATCCGGGCATGCGCGCCAAGATCGCCGTCAAGGCCAACGACGCCCGCATCGATCCGCAGGGCACTTGCATCGGCATGCGCGGCTCGCGCGTGCAGGCGGTGACCCAGGAACTGGCGGGCGAGCGCGTCGACATCGTGCTGTGGGCGCCGGAACCGGCCCAGTTCGTGATCAACGCGCTGTCGCCGGCCGAAGTCAGCCGCATCATGGTGGACGAAGACAATCACAGCATGGACGTGATCGTCGAGGAAGAGCAGCTGGCGCTGGCCATCGGCCGCAGCGGGCAGAACGTCAAGCTCGCCGCCGAGCTGACCGGCTGGTACCTGAACATCATGACCGTGGCCGAAGCGGAAGAGAAGCATCAGGCCGAAGACGCCGCGCTGCGCCAGCTGTTCGTCAGCGCGCTGAGCGTGGATGAAGACACCGCCGCCAAACTGGTGGAAGAGGGCTTCGCCGCGCTGGAGGAAGTGGCCTACGTGCCGCTGGAAGAAATGCTGGAAATCGAAGGCTTCAACGAGGAGCTGGTGGGCGAGCTTCGCAGCCGCGCCCGTGATGCGCTCCTGACGCAGGCCATCGCGTCCGAAGAGCAGGTCGAGAACGTAGCCGACGACCTGAAGGACGTTGAAGGCCTGGATGCCGAGCTGGTTCGCAAGCTGGCCGCAGGCGGCGTGACCACCCGCGACGATCTGGCCGACCTGGCCGTTGACGATCTGGTGGACATGACCGGCATGGAAGCGGAAGCTGCACGCGCAATCATCATGAAGGCGCGCGAACACTGGTTCAACCAGTAAGGCTTTCTCGGGAAGTATTTACGGAATTTGGGAAGACGCATGGTTTTGACGAATGTAAAACAATTTGCCAGCGAGATGAATCTCACGCCGGAACGCCTGCTCGAGCAGCTGCGCGCCGCGGGCGTGAGCAAGCGCTCGCCGGAAGACAGCCTGTCGGCGCAAGACAAGTCCCAGCTTCTGGACTACCTGAAGCGTTCGCATGGCGCCCGCGAGGATAGCGGCATCACGCTGACTCGCAAGTCCACCTCCGAGGTCAAGAAGGCCGACGGCAGCACCGTGACAGTGGAAACCCGCAAGAAGCGCGTGGTGGTGCGTCCGGACGACGCGCCGCGCGCCGAGGCACCGAAGCCGGCCGAGCCGGCTCCCGCTCCGGCCGCCGCGCCTGCGGAAGCCAAGCCCGAGCCGAAGCCGGAGCCCAAGGTCGAAGCGAAGCCTGAGCCGAAACCGGAACCGAAGCCGGAGCCGAAAGTGGAAGCCAAGCCGGAACCGAAGCCCGAGCCGAAGCCGGCCGCCGCGCCGGCGCCGCGCACCGTGGCCTCCATCCTGTCGCCGGAAGAAATCGCCGCGCGCGAAGCGGAAGAGAAGCGTCAGGCTGCTTTCCGCGCTCGCCAGGAAGCGCTGATGCGCGAAAAGATCGAACGCGAAGAGCGCCGCCAGGCTGCCAAGCTGGCCGCCTCGCAACCGGCGCCCGAGCCGGCTCCCGTGGTCGAGCCGCAGCGCGAAGAGCGTCGCGACGATCGCCGCGGCGCGCCGTCCGGCGACAATCGCGGTCCGCGCGGCAACGACAACCGCGGCCCGCGTCCGGCAGGCGCCGGCGATCGCGGCCCGCGTCCGGGCGGCGACAACCGCGGCCCGCGTCCGGCAGGCGCCGGCGATCGCGGCCCGCGTCCGGGCGGCGACAACCGCGGCCCGCGCCCGGCAGGCGCCGGCGATCGCGGCCCGCGTCCGGCTCCGGCCGCCGCGGCCCCGTCTCAACCGCCGGCTCCGGCTCCGGGCGGCAGCCGTCCGGGCAAGGGCAAGAAGGGCGGCGAACGCAGCTGGGACGACAACAAGAAGGGCGGCCGCGGTCTGAAGACCAAGGGCGGCGACGCCGGCAACGATTGGAAGTCCCGCGGCGGCAAGGGCCGGAACAAGCAGAACAACCAGCACGCCTTCCAGGCGCCGACCGAGCCCATCGTGCATGAGGTTCTGGTGCCGGAAACCATCACCGTGGCCGAACTGGCGCACAAGATGGCGGTGAAGGCGGTTGAAGTGATCAAGACCCTGATGAAGATGGGCATGATGGTCACCATCAACCAAGTGCTGGACCAGGAAACCGCGCTGATCGTGGTCGAAGAAATGGGCCACATCGGCAAGGCCGCCCAGGCGGATGATCCGGAAGCCTATCTGGACGTGACCGATGGCGAAACCGTGGAAGTGGTTGAGCAGCCGCGTTCTCCGGTGGTGACCGTGATGGGCCACGTCGACCACGGCAAGACCTCGCTGCTGGACTACATCCGCCGCGCCAAGGTCGCCGCGGGCGAAGCCGGCGGCATTACCCAGCACATCGGCGCCTACCACGTGGAAACCCCGCGCGGCATGATCACCTTCCTGGATACCCCGGGCCACGAAGCGTTTACCGCGATGCGTGCCCGCGGCGCCAAGGCCACCGACATCGTGGTGCTGGTGGTGGCGGCCGACGACGGCGTGATGCCGCAGACGATCGAAGCGATCCACCACGCCAAGGCCGCCAAGGTGCCGATGGTGGTGGCGGTCAACAAGATCGACAAGCAGGGCGCCAACGTCGAGCGCATCCGCCAGGAGCTGGTGGCGCATGAAGTGGTGCCGGAAGATTGGGGTGGCGATACCCAGTTCGTCGAAGTGTCGGCCAAGATGGGCCTGAACATCGACGCGCTGCTGGAGGCCATCCTGCTGCAAGCCGAAGTGCTGGAACTGAAGGCTCCGGTCGACAGCCTGGCCAAGGGCATCATCGTCGAGGCCCGCCTCGACAAGGGCCGCGGTCCGGTCGCCACGCTGCTGGTTCAGTCCGGCACGCTGAAGAAGGGCGATGTGGTGCTGGCCGGCACGGCATTCGGCCGCGTCCGCGCGATGATGGACGAAAACGGCAAGGCAATTGACTCTGCTGGTCCGGCCATCCCGGTGGAAATCCTGGGTCTGTCCGACGTGCCGCAAGCCGGCGAAGACGCGATGGCGCTGGCCGACGAGAAGAAGGCGCGCGAAATCGCCCTGTTCCGCGCCGGCAAGTTCCGCGACGTGCGTCTGGCCAAGCAGCAGGCCGCCAAGCTGGAGAACATGTTCGCCCAGATGGCCGAAGGCGAGGTGCAAACCCTGTCCATCATCATCAAGGCCGACGTGCAAGGTTCGTACGAAGCGCTGGCCGGCAGTCTGCAGAAGCTGTCCACCGAAGAAGTCCGCGTGGCCATCCTGCACTCCGGCGTGGGCGGCATCAGCGAATCCGACGTCAACCTGGCGATCGCTTCCAAGGCCATCGTGATCGGCTTCAACACCCGAGCCGACGCGGCGGCGCGCAAGCTGGCGGAAAACGAGGGCGTCGACATCCGTTACTACAACATCATTTACGATGCTGTGGACGAGGTGAAGGCCGCGCTGTCCGGCATGCTGGCGCCGGAGAAGAAGGAACAGATCCTGGGCACCGTCGAGATCCGTCAGGTGATCACGGTTTCCAAGGTGGGCAACATCGCGGGCTGCATGGTGACCGACGGCATGATCAAGCGCTCCGCTTCGATCCGTCTGATCCGCAATCACGTGGTGATCCACACCGGCGAACTGGAATCGCTGAAGCGCTTCAAGGACGACGTGAAGGAAGTGAAGCAAGGCTACGAATGCGGCCTGATGCTGAAGAACTTCAACGACATCCAGGAAGGCGACCAGCTGGAAGCGTTCGAGATCGTGGAAGTCGCGCGTTCCCTGTAATCGGGACGCCAGGGGCGGGTGTCGCGTCGGCCGGAAGGCCGGCGGGCGCTCGCCCTTTTTTCGTATCCGCCACGACGCCCGTCCAAGCGCATGCCGTTCAGCGTGCGTTTTGACGGGCCCCGTGGCTTAGCGGCCGCATGGGCCGCGTTTGCAACAGAATTGGAAGTGATATGGCCAAAGCCAAAAAAGGTTTTTCCCGCTCGGACCGCGTCGCCGAGCAGATCCAGCGCGAGCTGGCCGAGCTGACCCGAAAGGGCCTGAAGGATCCGCGCGCCGGCTGGATCACCATCACCGCGGTGGAAGTGACCCGCGACTATTCGCACGCCAAGGTTTACTACACGGTGATGGTGGACAGTACGCGCGAAGCCACCCAGGAGGCGCTGGACAGCTCCGCCGGCTATCTGCGCAACGAGCTGGGCCGCGCGATCAAGATGTTCAGCATGCCGCAGCTGCATTTCGTCTA
This genomic window from Chromobacterium violaceum ATCC 12472 contains:
- the nusA gene encoding transcription termination factor NusA encodes the protein MSREILLLVDALASEKNVSKDVVFSALEMALASATKKKFTDDEMDVRVEIDRHTGQYQTFRRWLVVEDELLESESKEIGLIDARDRDPRIELGAFIEEPMEAVEFGRIGAQTAKQVILQRIRDAEREQLLNEFLQRREHLVIGTIKRIERGNAIVECGKLEAVLPRDQMIPKENLRVGDRVKAYLLRIDRQGRGPQLILSRTAPEFLVKLFELEVPEIEEGMLEIRAAVRDPGMRAKIAVKANDARIDPQGTCIGMRGSRVQAVTQELAGERVDIVLWAPEPAQFVINALSPAEVSRIMVDEDNHSMDVIVEEEQLALAIGRSGQNVKLAAELTGWYLNIMTVAEAEEKHQAEDAALRQLFVSALSVDEDTAAKLVEEGFAALEEVAYVPLEEMLEIEGFNEELVGELRSRARDALLTQAIASEEQVENVADDLKDVEGLDAELVRKLAAGGVTTRDDLADLAVDDLVDMTGMEAEAARAIIMKAREHWFNQ
- the rbfA gene encoding 30S ribosome-binding factor RbfA; its protein translation is MAKAKKGFSRSDRVAEQIQRELAELTRKGLKDPRAGWITITAVEVTRDYSHAKVYYTVMVDSTREATQEALDSSAGYLRNELGRAIKMFSMPQLHFVYDDSVERGMHLTSLINQVAREDAEKFGEAAAGEAEGEGKAE
- the infB gene encoding translation initiation factor IF-2 is translated as MVLTNVKQFASEMNLTPERLLEQLRAAGVSKRSPEDSLSAQDKSQLLDYLKRSHGAREDSGITLTRKSTSEVKKADGSTVTVETRKKRVVVRPDDAPRAEAPKPAEPAPAPAAAPAEAKPEPKPEPKVEAKPEPKPEPKPEPKVEAKPEPKPEPKPAAAPAPRTVASILSPEEIAAREAEEKRQAAFRARQEALMREKIEREERRQAAKLAASQPAPEPAPVVEPQREERRDDRRGAPSGDNRGPRGNDNRGPRPAGAGDRGPRPGGDNRGPRPAGAGDRGPRPGGDNRGPRPAGAGDRGPRPAPAAAAPSQPPAPAPGGSRPGKGKKGGERSWDDNKKGGRGLKTKGGDAGNDWKSRGGKGRNKQNNQHAFQAPTEPIVHEVLVPETITVAELAHKMAVKAVEVIKTLMKMGMMVTINQVLDQETALIVVEEMGHIGKAAQADDPEAYLDVTDGETVEVVEQPRSPVVTVMGHVDHGKTSLLDYIRRAKVAAGEAGGITQHIGAYHVETPRGMITFLDTPGHEAFTAMRARGAKATDIVVLVVAADDGVMPQTIEAIHHAKAAKVPMVVAVNKIDKQGANVERIRQELVAHEVVPEDWGGDTQFVEVSAKMGLNIDALLEAILLQAEVLELKAPVDSLAKGIIVEARLDKGRGPVATLLVQSGTLKKGDVVLAGTAFGRVRAMMDENGKAIDSAGPAIPVEILGLSDVPQAGEDAMALADEKKAREIALFRAGKFRDVRLAKQQAAKLENMFAQMAEGEVQTLSIIIKADVQGSYEALAGSLQKLSTEEVRVAILHSGVGGISESDVNLAIASKAIVIGFNTRADAAARKLAENEGVDIRYYNIIYDAVDEVKAALSGMLAPEKKEQILGTVEIRQVITVSKVGNIAGCMVTDGMIKRSASIRLIRNHVVIHTGELESLKRFKDDVKEVKQGYECGLMLKNFNDIQEGDQLEAFEIVEVARSL